Proteins from a genomic interval of Streptomyces sp. NBC_01445:
- a CDS encoding copper chaperone PCu(A)C: MRRTPLVLGATALAAGLALTACGSGDSSASASSGKPAVKVGGAFIPAPAGGDMAAGFFIVHNSGGADTLTSVTSSIAQQVTLHSTKGGVMKEQKAFPVPADGELDFERGGNHLMFENLKQTPKEGDKVSVKLHFAKSGTVTVTFPVKAATYNPTAKSAHSSMSAHSSMSSMASSSSVSSMASHKSHPSHTSH, from the coding sequence GTGAGGCGTACACCGCTCGTCCTCGGCGCCACGGCGCTGGCGGCCGGGCTCGCCCTCACGGCCTGCGGCTCGGGCGACTCGTCGGCCTCGGCGTCCTCCGGCAAGCCCGCGGTAAAGGTCGGCGGGGCGTTCATACCGGCGCCCGCGGGCGGCGACATGGCGGCCGGCTTCTTCATCGTGCACAACAGCGGCGGCGCCGACACGCTCACCTCGGTGACCAGCTCCATCGCCCAGCAGGTGACCCTCCACTCCACGAAGGGCGGAGTGATGAAGGAGCAGAAGGCCTTCCCCGTCCCGGCCGACGGCGAGCTCGACTTCGAACGCGGTGGCAACCACCTCATGTTCGAAAACCTCAAGCAGACGCCGAAGGAGGGCGACAAGGTGTCCGTGAAGCTGCACTTCGCCAAGTCCGGCACCGTCACGGTGACCTTCCCGGTGAAGGCCGCCACCTACAACCCGACGGCCAAGTCGGCGCACTCGTCGATGTCGGCACACTCATCGATGTCGTCGATGGCATCAAGTTCCTCGGTGTCGTCGATGGCATCGCACAAGTCACACCCGTCGCACACGTCGCACTGA
- a CDS encoding SCO family protein, protein MRSPRKTPHTGPRQTLRKKTLLAAGLIAAASLALSACGSGDDSSKPVAEVSAETGSNKAATVLDSPFKKPDLVLTDTHGKKFDLREQTKGKPTLIYFGYTHCPDVCPLTMSNIAVAKKALPKAEQDKLQVVFVTTDPDRDTAPVLGKWLKAQDPDFIGLTGDFATIQGSARTLGISIEPTEKDKNGKLVSMHGTQVIAFSPKTDAGYVLYGEDATVDDYTKDLPKIIKGEQP, encoded by the coding sequence ATGCGCTCTCCCCGTAAGACCCCGCACACAGGTCCTCGCCAGACCCTCCGCAAGAAGACGCTGCTCGCCGCCGGGCTCATCGCCGCGGCCTCGCTCGCCCTCTCCGCCTGTGGCAGTGGCGACGACAGCAGCAAGCCCGTGGCCGAGGTCTCCGCCGAGACCGGCTCGAACAAGGCCGCGACCGTCCTCGACTCGCCCTTCAAGAAGCCGGACCTCGTCCTCACGGACACCCACGGCAAGAAGTTCGACCTGCGCGAGCAGACCAAGGGCAAGCCCACGCTGATCTACTTCGGCTACACCCACTGCCCCGACGTGTGCCCCCTGACGATGAGCAACATCGCCGTCGCCAAGAAGGCACTGCCGAAGGCCGAACAGGACAAGCTCCAGGTCGTCTTCGTCACCACCGACCCGGACCGCGACACCGCGCCCGTCCTCGGCAAGTGGCTCAAGGCGCAGGACCCCGACTTCATCGGCCTGACCGGCGACTTCGCCACCATCCAGGGCAGCGCCCGCACCCTCGGCATCTCCATCGAGCCGACGGAGAAGGACAAGAACGGCAAGCTCGTCTCGATGCACGGCACCCAGGTCATCGCCTTCTCGCCGAAGACCGACGCCGGGTATGTCCTGTACGGCGAGGACGCCACCGTCGACGACTACACCAAGGACCTCCCCAAGATCATCAAGGGGGAGCAGCCGTGA
- a CDS encoding YcnI family copper-binding membrane protein, producing the protein MKKISRVAAVGATAASAVLVLSVPAFAHVSVQPEGVAAKGGYAVVNFKVPNERDDAATTKVEVNFPTDHPLASVMPEPIPGWTAKVTKSKLDKPLEMHGEKIDQAVSQVTWTADGSGKDKGIQPGFFQKFPLSIGQLPEDTDELVFKAIQTYDNKEVVRWIEPQAKGQEEPENPAPTLELSAATEDHHGGAAADDSAKSDDDKAATASSSDSSSDSSSDSDTTARALGIAGIVVGAAGVAFGVLAGRRRTNS; encoded by the coding sequence ATGAAGAAGATTTCCCGCGTCGCCGCAGTCGGTGCCACCGCCGCGTCCGCCGTCCTGGTGCTCTCCGTCCCCGCCTTCGCACACGTGAGCGTGCAGCCTGAGGGCGTCGCCGCCAAGGGTGGATACGCCGTCGTGAACTTCAAGGTGCCGAACGAGCGCGACGACGCCGCGACCACCAAGGTCGAGGTCAACTTCCCGACCGACCACCCGCTGGCCTCGGTCATGCCCGAGCCCATCCCCGGCTGGACGGCCAAGGTCACCAAGTCCAAGCTCGACAAGCCGCTGGAGATGCACGGCGAGAAGATCGACCAGGCCGTCTCCCAGGTCACCTGGACCGCCGACGGCTCGGGCAAGGACAAGGGCATCCAGCCCGGCTTCTTCCAGAAGTTCCCGCTCTCCATCGGGCAGCTGCCCGAGGACACGGACGAGCTCGTCTTCAAGGCGATCCAGACCTACGACAACAAGGAAGTCGTGCGCTGGATCGAGCCGCAGGCCAAGGGCCAGGAGGAGCCGGAGAACCCGGCGCCCACTCTGGAGCTCTCGGCCGCGACCGAGGACCACCACGGCGGCGCCGCGGCCGACGACAGCGCCAAGTCGGATGACGACAAGGCGGCCACGGCCTCCTCGTCGGACAGCTCCTCCGACAGCTCCTCCGACAGCGACACCACCGCACGCGCCCTCGGCATCGCCGGCATCGTCGTCGGCGCCGCCGGCGTGGCCTTCGGGGTGCTCGCGGGACGCCGTCGTACCAACAGCTGA
- a CDS encoding ATP-binding protein, with the protein MSIWWSLHLRREAASVPLARRLLIDTMDTAGVDPDISYDLSVALTEACANAVEHGGDPDPDDPAGAYRVTAYLEGETCRIEVADSGPGFPALRGRGTTLLKPAPDHAEHGRGLCLIQELADHVHFVNRPGRGGAVVSFDKVLKWREDAPLVSV; encoded by the coding sequence ATGAGCATCTGGTGGTCTCTGCACTTGCGCCGCGAGGCCGCGAGCGTTCCGCTCGCCCGACGCCTGCTGATCGACACCATGGACACCGCGGGCGTGGACCCCGACATCTCGTACGACCTGTCCGTCGCCCTCACCGAGGCCTGTGCCAACGCCGTCGAGCACGGCGGTGATCCGGACCCCGACGATCCGGCGGGCGCGTACCGGGTCACGGCCTACCTGGAGGGCGAGACCTGTCGCATCGAGGTCGCCGACTCAGGTCCCGGCTTCCCGGCCCTGCGCGGCCGCGGCACGACGCTGCTCAAGCCCGCCCCCGACCACGCCGAGCACGGCCGCGGACTCTGTCTCATCCAGGAGCTCGCGGACCACGTCCACTTCGTCAACAGACCGGGCAGGGGCGGCGCGGTGGTCAGCTTCGACAAGGTGCTCAAGTGGCGCGAGGACGCGCCCCTGGTCTCGGTCTGA